The Papaver somniferum cultivar HN1 chromosome 3, ASM357369v1, whole genome shotgun sequence genome includes a region encoding these proteins:
- the LOC113357319 gene encoding 1-aminocyclopropane-1-carboxylate oxidase homolog 1-like → MGSVQPGEVPLYDRNKELKAFDESKTGVKGIVDLGIEKIPQMFVRTQDEFTEDLAYTDATRDQFQTPVIDLQGIDHRRNEIIDEIRRASMTWGFFQLVNHEIPISVTNEMIQGIRRFHEGDIEVKKRLYVRDLSQKVQYDSNFDFYKSRSGNWRDTFRCRLLNPDPIDPQLLPETCRDIIVKYWKHIMNLGDTLAELLSEALGLHKDHLKGMDCTQYLTLLGHYYPACPEPELTMGTTKHSDQSFFTILLQDQVAGLQFLYQNQWVTVKPIPGALTINIGDLIQLISNDKSKSSEHRVVANHVGPRVSVGCFYRASLDKPTLLYPIRELTSGSNPPVYKDITFKEYRLCSF, encoded by the exons ATGGGGAGTGTCCAACCTGGAGAAGTGCCCCTGTATGATCGGAACAAAGAGTTGAAGGCCTTTGATGAATCAAAAACTGGTGTCAAAGGTATAGTTGATTTGGGAATTGAAAAGATTCCTCAAATGTTTGTCCGGACACAAGATGAGTTCACCGAGGACTTGGCGTATACAGATGCTACGAGGGATCAGTTTCAGACTCCGGTTATTGACCTCCAAGGCATTGATCATCGGCGCAACGAGATTATCGATGAGATTAGACGTGCATCGATGACTTGGGGATTCTTTCAACTGGTGAATCATGAAATACCTATAAGTGTGACCAATGAAATGATCCAAGGCATACGTAGATTTCATGAGGGAGATATAGAGGTGAAGAAACGGTTATACGTCAGAGACCTCAGCCAAAAAGTACAGTATGACAGCAACTTTGATTTTTATAAATCAAGATCTGGTAATTGGAGGGATACCTTTCGGTGTCGTTTGTTAAATCCAGATCCTATTGATCCTCAACTTTTGCCCGAAACTTGCCG AGATATAATAGTTAAGTACTGGAAGCATATTATGAATCTTGGAGATACTCTCGCTGAGTTATTATCAGAGGCTCTTGGCCTACACAAAGACCACCTCAAAGGCATGGACTGTACTCAATACTTGACACTCTTGGGTCATTATTATCCAGCATGCCCTGAGCCTGAACTGACTATGGGCACAACAAAGCATTCAGACCAAAGTTTTTTCACGATTCTTCTCCAAGATCAGGTTGCTGGACTGCAATTTCTTTATCAGAATCAATGGGTTACCGTTAAACCCATACCTGGAGCCTTAACTATAAACATAGGCGATCTTATTCAGCTTATAAGCAATGACAAGTCTAAAAGCTCTGAGCATAGGGTAGTCGCGAACCATGTCGGGCCAAGAGTTTCAGTAGGGTGCTTTTACAGAGCAAGCCTGGACAAGCCTACATTGCTTTATCCAATAAGAGAGCTAACATCTGGAAGTAATCCCCCTGTATACAAAGATATCACATTTAAAGAGTATCGATTATGCTCATTCTAG